GCGGCACCAGCGTGCGACCGCGAACCGCCCGAGCGCGCTGCCCGCGAGCGGGGCGTGCAGCAGGCGCCGCGCGACCGCATGGCGCAGCGGTGGCGACCGCCGAAGCGCGTGATGTGCGGCAAGCCCGGCTGCCGCGGCACCGGCGACAAGTACACCGCCCCACGCCGACAGCGCGGAGGACAGCGCGAGCAGTGCGCGGGTCGGCGCCGGCAGTGCGGCGCCGAAACCGTCGAAGATCTGCCGGAACGTCGGCACGACCCACACCATCAACGCGGCCGAGATCGCGAGCGCGAACAGGATGACGGCCGCAGGATAGGCGAGCGCGGCCCGCAGCTTGCGCCACTGCGCGTCGGCGCGCTCGCGGTGTTCCGCGACCCGTGTCAGCACGATGCCGAGCGAGCCGGACGCTTCGCCGACCTCGATCAACTGGCGATACAGCGTGCCGAACTGCGATGGGTAGCATGCGAGCGCGTCGGCGAAGCGCCGGCCGCCGACGATCTCGCGGGCGAGACCCGCGGCGATGCGTGGCAGGCCGTCGCGCGTACGCGTACGCGCGAGCATCTCGAGCGACGGCGCGAGCGGCAACCCGGCCTGCAGCAGGCTCGCGAGCTGGCGCGTGAAGCGCGTGACGTCCCGTGCGCCGGCCGCCGGCGGCCGGGCCGGCCCGCGGACGTCGAGCGACAGCACCGCGATGCCGTCGCGCGCGAGAGCGGTGCGCGCAGTTGCGGCGTCGAAGGCGATGACGATTCCGCGGCGCGGCGTGCCGTCGCGACGGCGGCCGCGCCATGCGAAGCGGGTTTCGCGCGGTGGCGTGCGCATGCTCACGCCGCAGGTGTCGCGGCGACGGCTTCCGCGATGCTCGTCGTGCCGTCCCGGACGCGCGCGAATGCCGCATCGCGCAGGTTGCGCACGCCTTCGGCCGCCGCGCATCGCGCGAGTTCGCCGACGCTCGCCCGCGCGACGATGCACTCCGCCAGCTCGGGCGATACCGGCATCGTTTGATGCAGGCCGATGCGGCCGCGATAGCCGATGCCATGACAGGCGGAACAGCCCCGCGCGACGAACGGCCGCCATCCGGCTGCCAGGGCCGCCGGGTCGCAGCCGGCTTCCCGCAGCACGCCTGCCGGTGCGTCCGA
The nucleotide sequence above comes from Burkholderia pyrrocinia. Encoded proteins:
- a CDS encoding type II secretion system F family protein, which gives rise to MRTPPRETRFAWRGRRRDGTPRRGIVIAFDAATARTALARDGIAVLSLDVRGPARPPAAGARDVTRFTRQLASLLQAGLPLAPSLEMLARTRTRDGLPRIAAGLAREIVGGRRFADALACYPSQFGTLYRQLIEVGEASGSLGIVLTRVAEHRERADAQWRKLRAALAYPAAVILFALAISAALMVWVVPTFRQIFDGFGAALPAPTRALLALSSALSAWGGVLVAGAAAAGLAAHHALRRSPPLRHAVARRLLHAPLAGSALGRFAVARWCRSLATLLGAGVPLADAFATLERTAGHPVFEHATVHIAARVLRGARLADAMQSAGCFPDDVVQPIAVAEETGALDTMLADIAALCERQLDTRLDTLAALGEPLIVIVLGALVGGLVIAMYLPILQLGNVV